The following are encoded together in the Methylomonas methanica MC09 genome:
- a CDS encoding glycosyltransferase family 4 protein, translated as MNMQSQPQKLIFINRYFCPDHSATSQMLSDLAFGLAKDSAERAIHIVTSRQRYDDASAQLPAYEVIQNVHIHRVATTRFGRQNLLGRAIDYVSFYAASFFCLLKQAEKGDTLIAKTDPPLISVIVALVAKLKRAHLVNWLQDLFPEVAAELGVKLARGLPYKILKSLRNTTLHQAKMNVAIGELMADRLRWEGIPDSKITVIHNWADGEQLKPVPHEQNPLRTDWGLQGKFVVGYSGNLGRSHDFSTILDAAAALKDREDIVFLLIGGGAQLPQVQQDCLDKGLSNVLFKPYQPREKLSESLSVADVHLISLKPELESLIVPSKFYGVLAVGRPVIFIGAEEGELAGIIYKHHCGYVVAQNDVDSLSGVINQQVTNVLNNNYYEAIRALFDEYYAKANATRQFEKVLCKS; from the coding sequence ATGAACATGCAAAGCCAGCCACAAAAGCTGATATTCATCAACCGCTACTTTTGCCCGGACCATTCCGCTACCAGCCAAATGCTCAGCGATTTGGCGTTCGGGTTAGCCAAGGATAGCGCAGAACGCGCGATACACATCGTCACCAGCCGCCAGCGCTATGACGATGCGTCGGCCCAACTGCCGGCCTACGAAGTCATCCAAAACGTTCATATCCACAGAGTCGCCACCACCCGCTTTGGCCGGCAAAACCTGCTAGGTCGTGCCATCGATTATGTGAGTTTCTACGCGGCTTCATTTTTTTGCTTACTTAAACAGGCCGAAAAAGGCGATACCCTAATCGCCAAAACCGACCCGCCTTTAATCTCGGTTATTGTAGCCTTGGTCGCTAAACTCAAACGAGCCCATCTGGTCAACTGGCTGCAAGACCTGTTTCCGGAAGTGGCGGCGGAACTGGGCGTAAAACTTGCGCGGGGCTTGCCCTATAAAATACTAAAAAGCCTAAGAAACACAACCCTGCATCAAGCCAAAATGAATGTTGCCATTGGCGAATTAATGGCCGATCGCTTGCGCTGGGAAGGTATACCCGATTCCAAAATCACCGTAATCCACAACTGGGCGGACGGCGAACAGCTAAAGCCAGTTCCGCATGAACAAAACCCGCTGCGCACGGATTGGGGCCTGCAAGGCAAATTCGTGGTCGGCTATTCCGGCAACCTGGGGCGTAGCCACGATTTTTCCACCATACTGGATGCTGCCGCAGCCTTAAAAGACCGTGAGGACATCGTCTTTTTGCTGATAGGCGGCGGTGCGCAATTGCCGCAAGTACAGCAAGACTGCTTAGACAAAGGCCTGAGCAATGTCCTGTTTAAACCCTATCAACCACGCGAAAAACTGTCCGAAAGCTTGTCCGTCGCGGACGTGCATTTGATTAGTTTAAAGCCGGAGCTGGAAAGCTTGATTGTGCCGAGCAAGTTTTATGGGGTTTTGGCGGTGGGGCGGCCGGTGATATTTATTGGTGCCGAAGAGGGCGAATTGGCCGGTATCATTTACAAACACCATTGCGGCTATGTCGTCGCGCAAAATGACGTGGACAGCTTGTCTGGCGTTATTAATCAGCAGGTTACAAACGTATTGAATAATAACTATTACGAGGCAATAAGAGCTCTATTCGATGAGTACTATGCTAAAGCCAACGCGACACGCCAGTTTGAAAAAGTGTTGTGCAAATCGTGA
- the xrtD gene encoding VPLPA-CTERM-specific exosortase XrtD, giving the protein MDSQDTTFVSTTPSTYILALWGLAVLLLGLVLHESLAEMGHIWIIKEEYSHGFFIPIISVYLIWVQRDQLKFVRDFNSSLLGIAILVFGLLLFLLGGLATIRTIQHYAFIVAFVGIFAAAFGKEGLKTAWVPLAFLVFMVPFPEFIINNLSSKLQLMSSWLGVEFIRACDIMVYLEGNVIDLGGYKLQVVEACSGLRYLFPLASLSFLCAYLFKGPVWQKILIFLSSVPLTIFMNSFRIGVIGLLVNSWGTEMAEGFLHDFEGWAVFLLCMVLLFIEMWVFSRFSGKKIAFSELVQLPDEWFSAGKTSQMELYLNKSVFVVLALILTVGVSGQFVRGGEEVIPQRKGFNNFPLQLDTWQGHREYIEQKYLDTLKLTDYIVANYVAEDAASSVNFYSAYYESQRKGVSVHSPRSCIPGDGWQITNFGQREFPDLLIQGTPLTVNRAVIEKGEYKQLVYYWFQQRGRSITNEYLVKWYLFYDAITLHRTDGALVRLVTTLDKGQDIDVADQRLQAFMRTMVNVLPDYLPGKQAIPADVIQAD; this is encoded by the coding sequence ATGGACTCTCAAGACACTACTTTCGTCTCAACGACCCCTTCAACTTATATTTTAGCCTTATGGGGCTTGGCTGTTTTGCTGCTGGGGCTTGTACTGCACGAAAGCCTAGCTGAAATGGGCCATATATGGATAATCAAGGAAGAGTACAGCCACGGATTTTTTATTCCAATAATCAGTGTGTATTTGATTTGGGTGCAACGGGATCAGCTTAAATTTGTCCGGGATTTCAATTCGTCCCTATTAGGTATTGCCATTTTAGTGTTTGGCTTGTTGTTGTTTTTGCTGGGCGGCTTGGCAACCATACGTACCATTCAACACTACGCCTTTATCGTTGCGTTTGTCGGGATATTTGCCGCTGCATTCGGCAAAGAGGGCTTAAAGACAGCGTGGGTGCCTCTGGCGTTTCTAGTGTTTATGGTGCCGTTTCCGGAATTCATTATCAATAACCTGTCGTCTAAACTGCAGCTGATGTCGTCTTGGTTGGGGGTGGAGTTTATTCGCGCTTGCGACATTATGGTGTATCTGGAAGGTAATGTAATCGACTTGGGCGGCTATAAACTGCAAGTGGTTGAAGCTTGCAGCGGTTTGCGCTATTTGTTTCCTTTAGCCAGTTTGTCCTTTTTATGCGCTTATTTGTTTAAAGGGCCGGTCTGGCAAAAGATTTTGATTTTTCTGTCTTCCGTGCCGCTGACTATTTTTATGAATAGCTTTCGCATCGGCGTAATCGGTCTTCTGGTAAATAGCTGGGGCACCGAAATGGCGGAAGGCTTTTTGCACGATTTCGAAGGTTGGGCGGTGTTTTTACTGTGTATGGTGCTGCTGTTTATCGAGATGTGGGTGTTTTCTCGCTTCAGCGGCAAAAAAATCGCTTTTTCCGAATTGGTGCAACTGCCGGATGAATGGTTTTCCGCCGGCAAAACGTCGCAAATGGAGTTGTATTTGAATAAGTCAGTGTTTGTGGTGTTGGCATTGATTTTGACAGTTGGTGTGTCCGGACAGTTTGTGCGCGGTGGCGAGGAGGTTATTCCTCAGCGTAAGGGATTTAATAATTTTCCATTGCAGTTGGACACTTGGCAAGGTCATCGCGAGTATATCGAGCAAAAATATCTGGATACCTTGAAATTAACCGATTACATCGTTGCCAATTATGTTGCCGAGGATGCGGCGAGTTCGGTGAATTTTTATTCCGCTTATTACGAGTCACAACGTAAAGGTGTCTCCGTTCATTCGCCGCGCAGTTGTATTCCGGGTGATGGCTGGCAGATTACCAACTTCGGGCAACGGGAATTTCCTGATTTACTGATACAAGGTACACCCTTGACGGTAAATAGAGCAGTGATTGAAAAAGGCGAATACAAGCAATTGGTTTATTACTGGTTTCAACAGCGCGGCCGCTCGATCACAAATGAATATTTAGTGAAGTGGTACCTGTTTTACGACGCCATTACCCTGCATAGAACCGACGGGGCTTTGGTTCGCTTGGTCACAACATTAGACAAAGGCCAGGATATCGATGTGGCCGATCAGCGTTTGCAGGCCTTTATGCGGACTATGGTTAACGTGTTGCCGGATTATTTGCCCGGTAAACAGGCTATTCCAGCCGACGTTATTCAAGCGGATTAA
- a CDS encoding glycosyltransferase family 4 protein gives MKKVAMLCSGTELYGVGSVLKIYAQKLPDLIFICLSKGSMYDWLIQSGCKVILLNGGRGFKVNSTLAALVQVPLLIIKNWLLSKKLYKIAQENCIDILHCHWLPHQILAGFIRSKNLKVIWHIHNNTSYTRLFGLSRKINLLLARWGADIIMPVSEYIGNNWKASGKLIRVVRNGVYPYYDAPNQPNNDPIKCVIAGRLCEDKGHHLAVAAVINANKKGYKVCLDIFGGPIENNPYYDKLRLQVIDNNLEDSIRFLGFRNDLRENHQKYDLGLQCRIEPEPCGVWICETLVDGLPLIASRTGGTPELVEDGVTGLLFEGNSIADLTEKLINLISVKEKLITMRQAAYLRGRDKFTVDRFISETQAVYCALQQQ, from the coding sequence ATGAAAAAAGTCGCAATGCTTTGCTCAGGTACTGAGCTTTACGGGGTAGGCTCTGTTTTAAAAATATACGCACAAAAACTTCCAGATTTGATATTCATATGTTTATCAAAAGGGTCAATGTATGATTGGCTTATTCAGAGCGGATGTAAAGTAATTTTATTGAACGGAGGCAGAGGTTTTAAAGTTAATTCAACCTTGGCCGCGCTTGTGCAGGTTCCATTGTTAATAATTAAAAACTGGTTGTTATCTAAAAAATTATATAAGATTGCCCAAGAAAATTGCATAGATATACTGCATTGTCATTGGCTGCCGCATCAAATATTGGCTGGGTTTATAAGATCGAAAAACCTTAAAGTAATTTGGCATATACACAATAATACGAGCTATACCCGGTTATTTGGCTTAAGCCGAAAAATCAATTTATTGCTGGCGAGATGGGGGGCGGACATTATTATGCCGGTAAGTGAATATATCGGTAACAACTGGAAAGCCAGTGGCAAGCTCATAAGAGTGGTTCGAAACGGCGTTTATCCGTATTACGATGCGCCCAATCAGCCAAATAACGATCCCATAAAGTGCGTTATTGCTGGCCGCTTATGTGAAGATAAAGGCCATCATTTGGCTGTGGCAGCCGTTATCAATGCCAATAAGAAGGGATATAAGGTCTGTTTGGATATATTTGGTGGACCGATAGAAAATAACCCTTATTACGATAAGCTAAGGCTGCAAGTTATCGATAATAATTTGGAAGATTCGATTCGGTTTTTAGGTTTTCGTAACGATTTAAGAGAAAACCATCAAAAATACGATTTGGGGTTGCAATGCCGTATAGAGCCGGAACCCTGCGGCGTATGGATATGCGAGACATTAGTGGATGGGCTACCATTGATTGCTTCTAGAACCGGAGGGACGCCGGAGTTAGTTGAAGACGGCGTGACCGGATTGCTATTTGAAGGTAATAGCATAGCGGATTTAACGGAAAAACTAATTAATTTGATTTCCGTCAAAGAAAAATTAATAACAATGCGCCAAGCAGCATATCTTAGAGGGAGAGATAAATTTACAGTGGATAGGTTTATATCGGAAACACAAGCTGTGTATTGCGCGCTACAGCAACAATGA
- a CDS encoding oligosaccharide flippase family protein, producing the protein MSYQKAATMGMIWLAIGTIVSKVASFLSLIVLGWYLSSDEFALYALAYSSASIFIAIRNGGIQQILIQRGAKSFSKLNGYFFKYSLWFNFVGMALLISFTTVISKIYENDKLIEIISIIALSLPLSSFSMLCRAKLSIDHEFSKLAKLDSYSTLLRHGSASIFAIFGFGVYSFVIPFILSSALEIALGYYFSNKFYISKLKLTKRKFFSIYSSAKWLILASLATAFVLQGDYLVIGYFEDKLIVGMYFFGFQLTMAIAVVINSGLQSVIMPIFSKLNTDKKRQINAFQKSFRIYSLLVVLITGVFVVTAEPLIHFLWKGKWDQAIYVTQVISFSMMTRLLIPLARSLLEARKEWKMTFKLLLVDAIGILLSASVGVYLGGLIEISLAVSIYRFLFGFFYVYMAAKKIDMRLSPLLLPFTKVFAVAIIAIVYVFYFFKNIILIDFEIYEAIYLGGAYLIVLVSMLWVFQKSILLEFFEYSKRLVA; encoded by the coding sequence ATGTCTTATCAAAAAGCTGCAACGATGGGAATGATTTGGCTAGCAATTGGCACTATTGTGTCAAAAGTTGCAAGCTTCTTATCGCTAATAGTTTTAGGGTGGTATTTAAGCAGCGACGAGTTTGCGCTCTATGCTTTGGCATACTCAAGTGCATCAATTTTCATTGCAATCCGAAACGGCGGAATACAGCAGATATTAATACAAAGAGGAGCGAAATCATTTTCAAAGCTAAATGGGTATTTTTTCAAGTACTCATTATGGTTTAATTTTGTAGGAATGGCGTTATTAATAAGTTTTACCACCGTAATTTCAAAAATATATGAAAACGATAAACTTATTGAGATAATTAGTATTATAGCTCTTTCGCTACCATTAAGTAGTTTTAGTATGTTATGTAGAGCTAAACTATCTATCGATCATGAGTTCTCTAAATTAGCTAAACTAGACTCATACTCTACTTTATTAAGGCATGGTTCCGCTTCAATTTTCGCTATTTTTGGCTTTGGTGTATACAGTTTTGTAATTCCCTTTATATTGTCATCCGCTCTGGAAATAGCGCTCGGTTATTATTTTTCAAATAAATTTTATATATCTAAGCTCAAGTTAACAAAAAGAAAATTTTTTAGCATTTACAGTAGTGCGAAATGGCTCATACTCGCTTCCCTGGCGACAGCTTTTGTATTGCAGGGAGACTATTTAGTAATTGGTTACTTTGAAGATAAACTGATCGTCGGAATGTATTTTTTTGGATTCCAGCTAACAATGGCTATAGCCGTGGTTATAAACTCTGGTTTGCAGTCTGTGATAATGCCAATCTTCTCAAAATTAAACACTGATAAGAAACGACAAATTAATGCTTTTCAAAAATCATTCCGCATATACTCCTTGTTAGTAGTCCTTATTACCGGGGTGTTCGTTGTTACAGCAGAGCCTCTTATTCATTTTTTATGGAAAGGAAAATGGGATCAAGCGATCTACGTAACACAGGTCATATCATTTAGCATGATGACTCGTCTCTTAATACCTCTGGCGAGGTCTTTGTTAGAGGCGAGAAAAGAATGGAAAATGACGTTCAAATTGTTATTGGTAGATGCAATAGGTATTTTGCTTTCTGCAAGTGTTGGCGTTTATCTAGGTGGATTGATCGAGATATCTTTAGCTGTGTCTATATATAGATTTCTATTTGGTTTTTTTTATGTGTATATGGCGGCAAAAAAAATAGATATGCGCTTATCGCCGCTGTTGTTACCATTTACTAAGGTGTTTGCAGTAGCAATAATTGCAATAGTGTATGTGTTTTATTTCTTTAAAAATATAATTCTTATCGATTTTGAAATATACGAGGCAATTTATTTGGGGGGGGCGTATCTTATTGTACTCGTTTCAATGTTATGGGTTTTTCAGAAGTCTATACTATTGGAGTTTTTTGAATATTCTAAGAGGTTAGTGGCTTGA
- a CDS encoding polysaccharide pyruvyl transferase family protein: MKFIDFLIKNSEKKIYVDPCSGNNGDRLIWLGMQEVLSKSRANVVENVADADLIIINGGGMFIDAYKQGINKVLEFTNSYPDKPLCIAPNSFHFTAIDFGKVLDHRCSPMYIFSREKYSKSYIDSLVANRPLISSYMDHDLAFNLEGSSFIDSILNQYSGPHKGNVLVVDRMDVEHSKAAGKVGFLKKIYVAVTPDCLKDVVRVIRIKMRNKTGSSFTVSAKNTLFALVPGYKIETIVTKDISRPDICNFDEFIWHIAEADYVFTNRLHVGVLAHLLNRRVFMAEGSYHKMRGIYEYSMTSNPNTKIMN; encoded by the coding sequence ATGAAATTTATCGACTTTCTTATAAAAAATTCCGAAAAAAAAATTTATGTCGACCCCTGCTCTGGAAATAACGGCGATAGATTGATATGGCTTGGTATGCAAGAAGTGCTTAGTAAAAGCAGAGCAAATGTTGTTGAAAATGTTGCTGATGCGGATTTAATTATTATTAATGGTGGTGGTATGTTTATTGATGCTTATAAACAAGGCATCAATAAGGTTTTAGAGTTTACTAATAGCTATCCTGATAAACCTTTATGCATTGCACCTAATAGCTTCCATTTTACAGCGATTGATTTTGGAAAAGTCCTGGATCATCGTTGTTCGCCCATGTATATTTTCTCAAGAGAGAAATATAGTAAGTCTTATATTGATTCTTTGGTCGCGAATAGACCATTAATAAGTAGTTACATGGATCATGATTTAGCTTTTAATCTTGAGGGTAGCAGCTTTATAGATTCGATATTAAATCAATATTCTGGTCCACATAAAGGTAACGTGCTTGTGGTGGATCGAATGGATGTTGAGCATTCAAAAGCAGCTGGGAAAGTTGGTTTTCTGAAGAAAATATATGTGGCGGTAACTCCGGACTGTTTAAAAGACGTTGTGAGGGTGATTCGAATTAAAATGAGGAATAAAACTGGCAGCAGTTTTACGGTAAGTGCGAAAAATACACTTTTCGCCTTGGTTCCGGGTTATAAAATTGAAACTATTGTAACCAAGGATATTAGTCGGCCCGATATCTGTAATTTTGATGAGTTTATTTGGCATATAGCTGAAGCAGACTACGTGTTCACGAATCGCTTGCACGTTGGGGTATTGGCGCATCTTCTCAATAGAAGAGTCTTCATGGCAGAAGGATCTTACCATAAAATGCGAGGTATTTACGAATACAGTATGACAAGCAACCCTAATACAAAAATCATGAATTAA
- a CDS encoding O-antigen ligase family protein: MSMRNSAIAYGYLLSIFSLEQWLQTKDVFFVTHSSFVNITSGLVILFSAILGWVKNKQNMPTFSSIYLLIIVLYGYAFLSCFWSPVPNISFSNYVSALPYIMLTILVAPLTIVDLVKTDKMLIFLVVFGSVLLVILLTSTDWGYRTVVLAGNNAHLKTNPLALASFSGYVFIASMFMDGRSKLRYLRWFVAILCLLFAVKTGSRGQFIFMIFSVLIFFPLSKPKINFGSFFYVLFFGLILVGLSYLIMLNFSGIEQAGSQSRWSGGGLDRDFSNRFAAAQNLLFFWLKSPLSIFFGLGSSASFSKEIFGFYVHMVPFEVLGELGLLGFSIYFIILFKTYKSFKKSFFTDKLSQAEKNILASLYAMLLFEFLLSFKQGSLLGSVPFFGIVVVTNRVTFMISKSSLKSNSN, from the coding sequence ATGAGTATGAGAAATTCTGCAATCGCTTATGGATATTTGCTTTCAATATTTAGTTTAGAGCAATGGCTGCAAACTAAGGATGTTTTTTTTGTTACGCATTCTAGCTTTGTAAATATTACTTCCGGATTGGTAATTTTATTTTCTGCAATACTAGGATGGGTTAAGAACAAGCAGAATATGCCAACATTTAGCTCTATCTATCTGCTAATAATAGTGTTGTATGGCTATGCGTTTTTGTCTTGCTTTTGGTCGCCGGTCCCAAATATTTCGTTTTCAAATTATGTGTCCGCCCTACCATATATTATGTTAACGATACTAGTCGCTCCATTAACAATAGTTGACTTGGTAAAAACCGATAAAATGTTAATATTTTTGGTTGTTTTTGGCAGCGTATTGCTTGTGATTTTGCTGACATCAACGGATTGGGGTTATAGGACGGTTGTTTTGGCGGGTAATAACGCCCACTTAAAAACGAATCCGTTAGCCTTGGCAAGCTTTTCAGGCTATGTGTTTATTGCCTCCATGTTCATGGATGGGCGGTCAAAGTTGAGATATTTGAGATGGTTTGTTGCGATCCTTTGTTTATTGTTTGCTGTTAAAACAGGTTCGCGTGGTCAGTTTATTTTTATGATTTTTTCTGTTTTAATTTTTTTTCCTCTAAGTAAACCTAAAATTAATTTCGGAAGCTTCTTTTATGTCTTATTTTTTGGGCTTATTTTGGTGGGTTTAAGTTATCTTATAATGTTAAATTTTTCAGGTATCGAACAAGCAGGTTCACAAAGTCGATGGAGCGGTGGAGGGTTGGATAGAGATTTTTCAAATAGATTTGCCGCCGCCCAGAATTTGTTATTTTTTTGGTTAAAGTCTCCTCTCTCTATCTTTTTTGGTTTAGGAAGCTCGGCATCGTTTTCTAAAGAAATATTCGGATTTTATGTGCACATGGTTCCATTCGAAGTGTTAGGCGAATTGGGGTTGTTGGGTTTTTCCATTTATTTTATTATTCTGTTCAAAACTTACAAATCGTTTAAAAAATCATTTTTTACTGACAAGTTAAGTCAAGCTGAAAAAAATATATTGGCATCACTCTATGCGATGCTGCTATTTGAGTTTTTGTTATCGTTTAAGCAGGGTTCCTTATTAGGCAGTGTTCCATTTTTTGGCATCGTAGTAGTAACAAATAGAGTAACGTTTATGATTAGCAAGAGTTCTTTAAAAAGTAACTCCAACTAA
- a CDS encoding glycosyltransferase: MKKVFIQYNCIAHYRTRIFELLSHSKSTEFTIIADNEPDIPFLKTFGESESRFIRTKYSKNYKLNLPKLPEIYFQPKTIYYIIRERPDCLISLGTIYSLTSWASLLTAKLLGIPCIIWGHGLLEEEKGLKWFMRKAFYNLADAQLLYGNYAKNLLIDKGFAEEKLFVVYNSLDFDSQVEIEKSITPEQIERFKAENNISFASKLLVFTGRLQPVKKLDQLIKTTALLNENGVDTHLAFIGDGQLREFLEQLATDNKIRDKVHFLGASYDEAFIGLVFKASDLCIIPSGAGLTIMHAMVYGTPVLLSDNLAQHFPEWEAVEEGKTGFYYKTDDIIDMVNKAKEVLQSDKKSNIRQNCLKVIQEKYNPYVQEKVFEAAVNSVTEKI; encoded by the coding sequence ATGAAAAAAGTATTTATTCAATACAACTGTATTGCTCATTATCGTACTCGAATATTTGAGCTACTAAGTCACAGTAAAAGCACAGAGTTTACAATAATTGCCGACAATGAGCCAGATATTCCATTTCTGAAAACATTCGGAGAATCTGAAAGCAGGTTTATTAGAACTAAATATTCAAAAAACTATAAATTAAATTTGCCTAAATTACCGGAAATATACTTTCAACCAAAAACGATATATTATATCATCAGGGAGCGTCCCGATTGTCTAATATCGCTAGGCACTATCTATTCGCTAACTTCTTGGGCATCTCTGCTTACTGCTAAATTACTAGGTATACCTTGTATCATTTGGGGGCACGGATTATTAGAAGAAGAGAAAGGATTAAAATGGTTCATGCGTAAAGCATTTTATAACTTGGCAGATGCTCAGCTACTCTATGGTAATTACGCAAAGAACCTACTCATAGATAAAGGCTTTGCCGAAGAAAAGCTATTTGTCGTTTACAATTCTTTAGATTTCGATAGCCAAGTAGAAATAGAAAAATCAATTACCCCGGAACAAATAGAACGATTTAAAGCAGAAAATAATATCTCATTTGCAAGTAAATTACTGGTCTTTACCGGTCGCTTACAACCCGTAAAAAAATTAGACCAACTGATAAAGACAACGGCTTTATTAAACGAAAACGGTGTAGATACGCATTTAGCATTCATCGGCGATGGACAACTACGAGAGTTTTTAGAGCAACTGGCTACAGACAACAAAATACGAGACAAAGTCCATTTCTTAGGCGCTAGTTATGACGAAGCATTTATCGGCTTAGTCTTTAAAGCCAGTGATCTTTGCATTATCCCTTCGGGCGCTGGCTTAACTATCATGCATGCTATGGTTTACGGCACTCCCGTATTGCTGAGTGACAATCTTGCACAACACTTTCCGGAATGGGAAGCGGTAGAAGAAGGAAAAACAGGCTTTTATTACAAAACTGACGACATAATAGATATGGTCAATAAGGCCAAAGAAGTTTTGCAATCCGATAAGAAATCGAACATCCGCCAAAACTGTTTAAAGGTCATACAAGAAAAATATAATCCCTATGTACAAGAAAAGGTTTTTGAAGCCGCAGTGAATAGTGTTACCGAAAAAATCTAA
- a CDS encoding glycosyltransferase family 4 protein, whose amino-acid sequence MELFLSFTLSTLISVVLMPFLIKSAKYLGMLDEPDERKVHTQAIPRCGGLGLSFATLTTILILAPLEPPFSGLLVGGAIIVLFGLLDDILNLNYKWKFFGQFVAVIFVLQQGIYLRFLPFFGLDEAPLWITYPLSFIFVVGVTNAVNLSDGLDGLAAGIMLMTLAAVAFFADYVGGKDLALIALAIIGGILGFLRFNSHPAVVFMGDTGSQFIGFMAAFLCIYLVDNVYVTLNPALPLLLLGLPVLDTLMVMSQRIYIGKSPFSPDKRHIHHRLLALGFSHAEAVSCIYALQSVFLLAAFILRYQSDLAVLGCWGLICASILLFFFWATQTGWLVRPERDPSDRRRGVLRRFDWLYWACRLYIEFGLLIYLWVMIVAMYKSFHLFSESGPFFLASLLGSALLVFLFKRPLLNSIIKLCVYITATFSGFILTSDHFNNPYIDIGVAAYLTILMVVIFVGIRVTRRNVFSFSTQDLLISLFAVAAVLLSDTPFPVNFLFKLLCLAYGVEYLFNFPLRSYKLLKVSALLSGLMVFSVLSLGYDAKSDVFAPESSLSYFAIFPDSP is encoded by the coding sequence ATGGAATTATTTTTAAGTTTTACCCTCTCGACATTGATCAGCGTGGTATTGATGCCGTTTTTAATTAAATCGGCTAAATACCTGGGTATGCTTGATGAGCCGGATGAGCGCAAGGTTCATACTCAAGCGATTCCCCGTTGCGGCGGGTTGGGATTATCTTTTGCTACTTTAACCACCATTTTAATTCTAGCGCCATTGGAGCCACCTTTTAGTGGTTTGCTGGTCGGCGGCGCCATTATTGTGCTGTTTGGCCTGCTGGACGATATATTAAATCTGAATTACAAATGGAAGTTTTTCGGCCAATTTGTTGCCGTAATTTTTGTATTGCAACAAGGGATTTATCTAAGGTTCCTACCTTTCTTCGGTCTGGATGAAGCACCGTTATGGATAACCTATCCATTAAGTTTTATTTTTGTGGTGGGGGTGACCAACGCCGTTAATTTATCCGACGGCCTGGATGGTTTGGCCGCCGGCATTATGTTGATGACATTGGCGGCGGTGGCTTTTTTTGCAGACTATGTCGGCGGCAAGGATTTGGCCTTAATCGCGCTGGCGATTATCGGCGGAATTTTAGGTTTTTTGCGCTTTAATAGTCATCCTGCCGTGGTGTTTATGGGAGACACGGGCAGTCAGTTTATTGGCTTTATGGCCGCTTTCTTATGCATCTATCTGGTAGATAATGTCTATGTCACTTTAAACCCCGCCTTGCCTTTGCTGCTGTTGGGGTTGCCGGTATTGGATACTTTGATGGTGATGAGTCAAAGGATTTATATAGGCAAATCGCCTTTTTCGCCCGATAAACGGCATATCCATCATCGTTTATTGGCGCTTGGGTTTAGTCATGCTGAGGCCGTGTCATGTATTTACGCGCTGCAATCGGTTTTTTTACTGGCCGCATTTATATTGCGTTATCAAAGCGATCTGGCTGTTTTGGGCTGTTGGGGCTTGATCTGCGCGTCCATTTTGCTGTTTTTCTTTTGGGCTACGCAAACCGGATGGTTGGTGCGGCCGGAAAGAGACCCGTCTGATCGTCGGCGAGGGGTTTTGCGGCGGTTTGATTGGTTGTATTGGGCTTGCCGTCTGTATATTGAATTTGGCTTGCTGATTTATTTATGGGTAATGATAGTGGCCATGTATAAATCCTTTCATCTGTTTTCGGAATCCGGGCCGTTTTTTTTGGCCAGTTTGCTGGGATCTGCCTTGTTGGTTTTTTTGTTTAAAAGACCCTTATTAAATTCCATTATTAAGTTATGCGTATATATTACGGCTACTTTCTCGGGTTTTATCTTAACCTCCGATCACTTTAACAATCCTTATATCGATATTGGGGTTGCCGCTTATTTAACTATTTTAATGGTCGTTATATTTGTCGGTATTCGAGTTACCCGCAGAAATGTCTTTTCATTTTCCACACAGGATCTTTTGATATCGTTATTTGCCGTGGCTGCGGTGTTATTGTCCGATACGCCGTTCCCGGTTAATTTTTTATTTAAATTATTGTGTTTGGCTTATGGTGTTGAATATTTATTCAATTTTCCGCTGAGGTCTTATAAATTATTAAAAGTGTCGGCCTTGCTATCCGGGTTGATGGTTTTTTCAGTGTTGAGCCTGGGTTACGATGCCAAGTCTGACGTGTTCGCGCCGGAAAGCAGCTTGTCGTATTTCGCGATTTTTCCAGACTCGCCTTAA